The nucleotide window GCAGTTGAAGAGCAGGAGCCCGAGGCTCTGCACGGGCGTGGCCGGCATGCGGAATCCCTGGACCAGGGCTTCCTGGCGGCTGAGATTCACTTCGAAGGCGCCGGAACGCGTGTAGGGGGCCAGCGCCTCGATCAGTGGCGCACGGAAGAGGAACGCGAGCGCAAGGCTTCCGAGTATGGCCAGCGCCGCGATCGATCCGACGAGCGACCGACGCCAGCGGCCGCCGAAGAGGGGATACGGCGGCGGGCGGCCATGGCGCAGCACGCCGACCGCGCTGAGCCCGATCAGCAGGGTCCCGCTGAACTCCGCGGTTTCTTCGAGCACGTACCCCAGCGTCACCGCGCCACCGGTGGGCATCCAGCGCCCGATCGCCTCCTGCACGAGCGCAAACACCCAGCAGGCAATTCCAAGCGTCAGCGGAGCGCGGGCCGCCCGCGCGCTCATACCCTTGCGAACGAAGAGCCACATCGCCAGCACGAAAACGGCGACCAGCGGACTCACCAGCACGGGCCACGGCAGGCCTGTGCGTCCGGCCTGGTCGAAGAGGGAGATTGGTCCGCGGTCCTTGAACTCGGCCAGCTCCTCGAAGGTCAAGGCCGCGGACGTCACGGTCAGCGCGGCCCATCCGCCGACCGCAATCCAGCCGGCCGAGCGGCGGTAGCTGACAGCGGCCGCGGCAAGCGCCAGCGCCGTGACGCACGCCAAGCCGGCAGCCGACACCGAGTTCGCAATCGTGCCTTCGTTGTCGGCATCCAGCCGGCTCAGGGTGGGGTCCCAGGGCGGAAGCAGCTCCGGGAATGCGAGGCTGAACAGGTGAGTCGCAACGTACCCACCCCACCAGAAGACGATTGCGCCCAGCAGCAGCAGCCGCGCGGTCCAATCAACCAGTTGCCAGGTGGTGCGTCGGTTCATGGGGTAGCTGGCCGGTGCATGTCAGGCAGTCCGGGCGCGTCTTGAGCGCGCGGGCGGATGCTTGCCAGGAGAAGAGTCGGAATGAGGGTGATCACCGTAAGCGCGATGCCCAGATCGGCAGCCAGCAGCCACCAGCGGAAGTCGGTGGCGAGCAGCCGCCCAATGCCTAGCAGCTTGCTCCACGTGGGTTCGGGCGCACTGTAGGCGACAAACTCCAGATTCTGATCCGGCCAAGCCAACGCGCCGTTGACCCAGAGCCGCCCGTCCCGGTAGCGGTCGCCTTTGGTGGCGCCCACGCGGAGCTCGGCACCCGGGGCGACCACGGCCGATACCTGCAGTGCCAGCCGCTGGCCCTCGGCTGCAGTGAGTGGCGGCAGGAGCTCCACGTCGTGCCAGCGGGGGCAATCGCCCGCGGGAACCTGCACCGACCCCTGGGCGAGGATACGGTCGGGCGTGTCGGTGGGTGCGGCGCGGACCGCGATAGTTCCCGTATGACCGGATGGCTGACAGTTGGACAGCACGAGCCTGAGGCGATGCACGGGCGTGGCGGGCATGCGGATTTCCTGAACGACGGCTTCGTGGCGGGTGAGGGTCACGTCGAAGGCGCCAGCACGCGTGTAGGGCGCCGGCGCCTCAACGAGCGGCGCGCGGAAGAGAAAAACCACCGCAAGGCCGCCAAGCACCGCGAGTGCCGCAAACGACGCCGCGAGCGAACGGCGCCAGCGGCCGGCGAATAGGGGATATGGCGGCGGACGGCCCTGGCGCAGGACGATAACGGCGCTCAGCCCGATCAGGAGGGCTCCGCTGAATTCCAAGGTTTCTTCGAGCACATGGGCAAGTGCCGACGCTCGCGCGGCGAGTAGGCCCGCCTCGAGCGCATCGTTCAGGAGGGCAAACGCCCAACAGGCGATTCCAAGCGTCAGTGGCGCGCGGCCTGCCCGCGTGACGAGACCCCGGCGAACAAAGAGCCACATCGCCAGCATAAAAGCGACGACCAGCGGACTCGCCACGACAGGCCATGGGAGCCCGAGGTCGTCCGCGTAGTCGACAACCAAGATTGGACCACCTCGCTTGGATACCAAGAGCTCGATATAGGTCAAAGTCGCCGTCGTGAGCGCCAGCGCGGCCCATCCCCCGACAGTGATCCAGCCGGCCGAGCGGCGGAAGCCAACAGCGGCCGCGGCGAGCGCAAGGCCCGTCACAGTCGCCAACGTCACGGCGGAAACCGTGTTCGCGATCGTTCCCTCACTATCGGCATCCAGCCGGCCCAGGGTGGGATCCCACGGCGGAAGCAGGTCCGGGAACGCCAGGCTGAATAGGTGAGTGGCGACATACCCGCCCCACCAGAAGACGATCGCGCCCAGCAGTAGCAGACGAGCCGTCCAACCCACCACTTGTCTGACAGCGATTCCCATCGTCAAGTGATGGGGCGGAGCGTGTCAGGGTGCATGGGCGCGGATTGAGTGGTCGAGCGAACGTGGTGGACCGTTGAGGCTACAGCGGCCGGCCTCACGACGCATCGAATCCGCCAACACCGGCGCTCATGGTGCTGGATCTCCCGTTCGGCGCCGTGCGAGCGTGGCGCCCGATCCAGCACGTTTCTCGCCTACCGGAAATGCTCCGGCGCGCGGGTGAAGTTGATCTGCGGGCCGGCGGCGCGGACAGCGGCCTCGCCGCCGCTGCGCTCCACCAGCCGGCGCTGGGCCGCCTTGGCCTCGGCCTCGACGGCCTCGGGATCGACGATCGTGCGCAACTGCGCCTCGAAGCGCTGCAGATCGCCTGCGTACGCCGGATCGCCCGCCAGGTCGTGACGCTCCTCCGGGTCGTTCGCCAGGTCGAAGAGTTGCGGCGGAAAGCCGTGGAAGTGCACGTACTTCCAGCGCTCGTCGCGCAGCATGAAGGCGCCCGACACCGAGCCGCTGGCGTGATATTCGGCGAACGTCGTGCGCGACGCCGGCCCCTCGCCCCGCGCCAGCGGCCACAGCGACATGCCGGGCAGGTCGGCGTCGGCGGCTTCGAGCGGCACGCCAACCCCCTCGCAAATGGTCGGAAAGGCGTCGACCAGCGAGACGCTCACGTCGCGCACCGCGCCCATTGGCACGTCGGGTCCGGCCAGGATCAGCGGCGCAGCTACCGCGCTGTCGTACATCACGCTCTTGCCCCAGAGTCCGTAGTCGCCCAGGGTCTCGCCGTGGTCGCTGGTGTAGATCACACGGGTGCGGTCGGCCAGGCCGCGCGCCTCCAGCGCGTCCAGCACGCGGCCGATCTGCCGGTCGAGATAGGTGCACATGCCCAGGTAGGCGGCGATGGCGCGGCGCGTGGGCTCCTCGCCCGGGAAGTCGCCGGGCGTGAATATCCGCGCCTCGCGGAATGCCGATACGTGCGGATGATCTGGCCATTCGTCGGGCTGCCACTGGATCGGCAGCGGCACGTCGTGCAGTGGGTAGCGCGCGAAGTCGGACGGCGGCGCGATCAGCGGAAAATGCGGCAGCGTGAAGGAGACGAAGAGGCACCAGGGCTCCTCGTGCCGTCCAGACTCGTCCCGCAGCCAGGTGCAGGCCTCGTCGGCGATGGCGGCGTCGAAGCGCAGGTATTCCGAATCGCCCGGCCCGGCGGCGTGAACGTTCTCGAGCTGGCGGCGCGCGCGCGGCATGTTCCAGCGAATCGAGCCGAACGCGTCGCCGCGCTCGAACATCACGTGCAAGGGAAGGCGCTGGTCCGGCAAGCCGATGTCGTCGCGCGTGTTGCGGTAGTGCAGCTTGCCGATGGTGGTGACCTGGCGGCCGAGGGCGCCCAGCCGGTGGCCCCAGCTTGGCGCCGCGTCGCCGGTATAGGGCATGGCGTTATCCCAGGCGCCAATCTCGTGGCCGTAGCGCCCGGTGAGGAAGCTGGCCCGCGACGGCACGCAGATGGGGATGTTGCACGAGGCGTTGGTGAAGCGTGTGCCGCGGGCCGCCAGCGCGTCGAGATGCGGCGTCTGGACCAGCGGATGCCCGGCGCAGCCGAGCACGCGCGCGTTGTGCTCGTCCGACATGATGACGAGCAGGTTCTGGGGTTGCATTGGGGCTCCACGGCGCGAGACTGCTTAGCGTCGCACAGGCTGGCGCGGAGAAACTCTGGCAAGGCTCCCACAGACTCGACGGGCACTATCGCGTGCCGGACGCGGGAACCAGGGCCCGGGCGGTCCGCTTCCGGCGGCGAGACAGGCCTGGTGCCATCCACTACATTGGGCCACGTTGCAGCAGGCCACGGTGTCGGCCCGCATCCGGTAGCGGCAGGCCGCGTGGCAGTCGTTCATAGCGGGGAGGATGGCGGTGCCTAGACAAATCGCACTTCGGATCGTCGCGGCCTATCAGGTGTTGATGGCCCTGGCCGTGGGCGTGCACTTCATCATCACGCCGCTCTATCACCCCGGCGGCGATGAGCCGTTCACTGCGTGGCTGGTCTTGAACTGGTTCATGGCCGTGAGCGCAGTGATCGTGCTGATCGGGAGCTACGCGCGGAAACGGCGCATGGACGCCGAAGAGGCGGACGCGCGAACCTCGCTGGAAGTGAACGTCGTCTTCTACGCCGCGCTGGGACTGTTCCTGTGGTTCTTCTGGAACTGGTTCGGTGCGCTCACCGACCAGGGCAACGGCACGCTGTGGGCGTTCATCGACCCCCTGTTCGTGCTGGTGGTCGGCCCCGCCGGCCTGCGGATGTGGCGCGCGATCGGGGGGTAGCCGGGCTGGCCGGAGCCGCGCCGGCTGGCGTGAGGCTCGGAGTGGTCCTCCTGTCATTCCGAATGAACGTGAGGAATCGAAGGGCGCTGCGCCTCTTCCGTTGCCCCTTAGATTCCTCGCTGCGCTCGGAATGACAGATGAGGGGCGCTCGGCGTGACCGACGAGGGACGCTCGGCATGACGAGGTCGGGAGCGCGACGCAAGTCGAATCCGAGCGCCTGATGCTGCGCTGGGGGATCGTCGGCTTCGGCGACATCGCGGCCAAGGCCGTGGCCCCGGCCATTCGCGCGCACGCCGCCGGCGAGCTGACGGCGATCTGCCGCCGCGATCCAGATGCCCTGGAACGGCACCGGCAAGCATTCGACGTGCCGCGGGCATTCACCGACTACGACGAGATGCTGCGGCAGGCGCCTATCGACGCGGTCTACGTGGCGACGCCGGTGCATCTGCACGCCGCGCAGGCGTTGGCGGCGCTTGATCGCGGGCTGCACGTCCTGGTCGAGAAGCCCATGGCCGCCACCGCCGCCGAGGCGGAGGCCATGGTGGAACGCGCCGAGCAACGCGGCGTGCGGCTGGGCGTGGCCTACTACCACCAGTTCACCCCGATCAACGCCTTCGTGCGCGAGCTGGTGGCCTCGGGCGAGCTGGGGGAGCTGACGGCGCTGCATGGCAACGCGTCGTCGTCCTACAACCCGCCATTGGACGATGTCAAATCATGGCGCCTCATCCGCGCCGTCGGCGGCGGCGGACCGCTGATGGACCTGGGCAGCCACCGTTTGCAGACATTTACGTCGCTGGCGGGGCCGGCGCGGCAGGTGGCGACCTTCAGCGACCGGCGACGCGTCGCCGGCGACGTGGAAGACGTGCTGTCGCTCATCGTCAACTACGACTCCGGGGTGCAGGCCACGCTGTCCTCGATCTGG belongs to Chloroflexota bacterium and includes:
- a CDS encoding sulfatase-like hydrolase/transferase; protein product: MQPQNLLVIMSDEHNARVLGCAGHPLVQTPHLDALAARGTRFTNASCNIPICVPSRASFLTGRYGHEIGAWDNAMPYTGDAAPSWGHRLGALGRQVTTIGKLHYRNTRDDIGLPDQRLPLHVMFERGDAFGSIRWNMPRARRQLENVHAAGPGDSEYLRFDAAIADEACTWLRDESGRHEEPWCLFVSFTLPHFPLIAPPSDFARYPLHDVPLPIQWQPDEWPDHPHVSAFREARIFTPGDFPGEEPTRRAIAAYLGMCTYLDRQIGRVLDALEARGLADRTRVIYTSDHGETLGDYGLWGKSVMYDSAVAAPLILAGPDVPMGAVRDVSVSLVDAFPTICEGVGVPLEAADADLPGMSLWPLARGEGPASRTTFAEYHASGSVSGAFMLRDERWKYVHFHGFPPQLFDLANDPEERHDLAGDPAYAGDLQRFEAQLRTIVDPEAVEAEAKAAQRRLVERSGGEAAVRAAGPQINFTRAPEHFR
- a CDS encoding Gfo/Idh/MocA family oxidoreductase, translated to MLRWGIVGFGDIAAKAVAPAIRAHAAGELTAICRRDPDALERHRQAFDVPRAFTDYDEMLRQAPIDAVYVATPVHLHAAQALAALDRGLHVLVEKPMAATAAEAEAMVERAEQRGVRLGVAYYHQFTPINAFVRELVASGELGELTALHGNASSSYNPPLDDVKSWRLIRAVGGGGPLMDLGSHRLQTFTSLAGPARQVATFSDRRRVAGDVEDVLSLIVNYDSGVQATLSSIWGIDPARGDYEVWCTEGYINVPYARGDECFVTQHGQRRRETRPAPELHDLPLIEDFASGVTRPDSQVLTGEVGLEVQRVIDAAYRSAADGVVVRL